The genomic DNA GTGGCGTATCTCTTTTTCTGCCAATGATGTTTCTCAAAGCAAAGAAAGTGGTGTCAATTGGTGTGTGATTGCACTCGTGGTGTACTCTTCTCATTCGGGGTCTTTGTGCTTGCTCGTTCTCGGCCTCTGGTACTCGGATCAGTCGTGTTCTTTCCGTTcgttcctttttctttgcaTCGCCTGTGGACGATTCCTCTTGCGTCTTGCATGGCCTACATGTAGATCTCTTAAGGCACTTTTAGGACAAAGATTTTGGGTCCCATCCAAGTTTCATGGGCTGTACAGCAATTCGATATCCATGGACGTGGAAGGTCTACTTGGAGAATTCTATCATTAGCGGTGCAGCAAAACCAAGAGGTTGTGATGTATATAAAAGGGTACATAGCATGGTACTGGAGTACAATTAAGGGTAGCACCAGTTTGAGCTGGGGCTACTTGGTAAACTTCTCACTTTAGTTGCTTCTGTAGCATTGTATGGATAGACGGCGTAGATGAACTGTATATAAACGTCTATTATTCTGTCTATTGTACAAATGGCATGATCACATCGATCTAAGGCAACGAAGCACCATCCTTTAGAGGCAGTCATATCTCGTCACTTGATTTCATGGCCCATCTCCCAGAACTTGGTATTAGCGTACGTCAAGCACAGTTCGCCAGAGTCTGCCTGGCTTCTGACCTCAGCATCCAACGGACGCTGCAGAATCGTATCCACAACATGACCCAACACAATTGTGTGATCAAACACCTCCATCTGCTGCGGAAGGAGCCTGCATTCAAAAACAAACGGGAAATCCACGATATCCCGGCTACGCAGCCCACTCCTCCGCAGCAGCGGAAGAGGCCTGTCGCTCTCATTCTCATTCACCTTTTGCGCATGCGCAACAAACTCAAAATCTCCCTTCCCGTTCACAATCGACAGATTATGATTCCCCCTCGAGAAATCCCTCGCCAGATCTGCTGTCGGTTTCGCGGGTGCTAGTAGATGCACGAGGAACCGTCCGGAGGAGATTAATGCGTTGAGTGTCTCTGATGGTCGCTTCACGTTGAACGAGACGACTGGTTCGGGGTGTAGGGTTACTGTACTGAAGGAGGAGACGGTCATGCCGCGGTAGGAGTGCTCGATTTGGGTGTCCTTGTGGGTGTGGGTATGCGGGTCTGTGGCTGTAATGATGGCGAcggggtaggggactcggcGCATGAGAAGGCGGACTTGATCTGAGAGAGAGGGTTTGGGAGTGTCAACCAGGGTTCTGCGCTGGCATTCTTGAGCAGGTCGATTGAGTCCGAGTCCGGCGGGATGGCGGGCGAGTCTGGTGAGACATTGCGGCACTGTGCGTTCATCAATTAGAATCGtacgaagaagaaagagcaTAAAGTTGGGGGAGATAACCATTTAACTGCGCAATGGCCTGGCCCGTTAAGAGCCCCAATCGAGAGTATGTAAAGAGCTTCATACCGCCGGTGGTAGCGGAGGAGCTCGAAGAAGCTCAGGGAATGGCGGGTGAGTGGATACAATCACTGAAGAAACTGTAGAAGCCCTCCCAAATCATCATGAAGCCTCAGAGAATAGTGGCAGAGAGTGAGCTCGCTCAATTGAGAACCATGGTCGTTATAGACAATAGTAGTATTTGTATGACATCCGAGAGGAAGTGAAGGGAAAAAAGTCGGGATATAGCTTACATAAGCCCCGCATCTTGTCCGCGAAATTTCTCGGTCCAAGACAAACCATACCATCACCATCGATTGAACCACGATTTTCCTCCGCGACTACTCCTCCTAACTTAATTCGAACTACCGGaaggagggaaaagaaatcatGTCCCTCTCAACCCCCCTCCGCCGCAGCGCGGCCACAACATCCACCATCCGAACACCCACCACTTTTATATGCTCACAATGCCGCCATGCCACCCTCCTCCGACGCCCCAAGCGCCCCTACACCTTCACCCAACTCGTCACGCTCTCCGACGGCAGCACCTACACGCAACGCACAACCTCCCCGGTTCCCGTCTACCGCTCCACGCGCGACACCCGCAACTCGCTGCTATGGAACCCATCCAGCCATAAACTCATGAACgtcgaggaggacgaggccGGACGATTGGCTGCGTTCCGTGCGAAGTTCGGTCGCAGCTGGGATGCTAATACGCCGACTGAGGAGGAGGtgaaaaagaaggaggaggatgcgCAGGTTCGGTCTgaggcagcagcagcgcagGCGGCCGGGGAGcagaagttggagaagaatAATGAGGCTGCGGAAGCTGAGAAGGCACGGTTACAGGCGGAACAGGCTAAGGCGGatcaggaggaagaggataatCTGTTGGATTTGATTAGTTCGTTTGggcaggaggaagaagaggctgggaacaagaagaaatgaGCGTGAGCGTGGGGAGGTTCAGTGCAAACAGTTGCGAGCAATTGTACGATATTCAAGGTTGCAAACAATTGGCTTTCATACCCTGGTTGGTTTATGAGGTTGGGGATTGTGGTTTTTATTGTCTTGTTTAAATCTGTTCGACTATCATTTACATGTATACGTTCATACCTTGAGGAATTCAACCACATCGCTGAATACATAAGTGTCCAGTTTAGATACGAGTTCTTGATATGTCCATCAAAGCGTTATTCAGTAGTCAGGCCATCATTATCAGTACCCAACATTGAAAACAACAAGCCGTGCACGTAACTGACAATGATTCGCACAATTGAGGTATAAAAACAGAGTTATCAGAGCATGCCATCTTCACATAGGACAATAAAAGACTAAGCTCCCTCGCCAGCTGTAGTCACCTCAGCACTTGCAGCCGTTGCAGCAGCAGGTTCGTTACTAGGAGCTTGCGGTGAGAAGAGGGGGTTTCCCTCCTCGCCCACATCCAGTTGTAGGAGGAAGGTCTCCCAAAGCTCGATTAActaggaaaaaaaaagagtcaGTTAACTGAAAAACCAATGCATAGCCAAGGATAAGGGGTCTCACCTCTTTTTGTGCCTCAACGGCACTCTCCAAGAACGTCTCAACACCAGACTTGAAATCCTCTACCTTCTCCCTTTCGAATCGTTGCAGTTCGTTGCGCATCAATCTACCCATGTCTTCGAACAGCAGTTTTGCCTGATGCACCTTTCGTTCCGCATCAGCCACATCCGCGCTAACCTGGTTCAAACGGTCTTGCTGCGTCTTCCCTTGCCGAAGAAGCTTTTCCTGGGTATGCCTTCGCTTTTGCATTTCCGACTCAGCTGCGTGCCAACTATGATAGGATTTCTGGCGCTGGTTGAAAGCGGTCTTGACACTTCCAATTAAGCGGATGTATTCGTCAATCGTGATGCCGAGCGTAAGAACGTCCTGCATTGCCTGTCGCTCGTACAATTCCCGGATGCGCAATTGCAAGTCCGACAGCCCATCCAGAGGAGTCGCAAGCGCTGGTGACAGCTCAACTGTTGCCAGAGCATGGAGTGAGGCGGAGAAATCGCCAGCTGCTTCCGCAAGGCCCTTCCGCTGCGCAACTACCGTGTCGATAGCTTTCATTAACGACTTTAACTGGTTCTCCAATGCGTCCAGGTAAATCTTGCGGTCATGGAACCACTGTGCATTAATTGTCAATGGAATGAAAGTCAAATCTCACGACAAAGCAGCAACTTACATCGTCATGCTCGACAAACTTGGTGCCTCCCCCAACACTAATTCCAAATGAGCTGAACATGCCCTTGTTTTGACCAAGGTCCGGTTCCCGGTTCTCCTTGTTCTTAATGTCAATGCTGAAGGTCTCGCTTTCTAGGAAGATCTTGAGGTCGCCATCGTGTTGTAGGATAGGGTGTGCGGCAATCTTATTGAGCATTCGCTCCAGCGCAGCTCTTCTCGACTCGACGAAATTCGTGTCAAATCTACCGACAGCTTGCTTTTCCGGAGGCGGAGGCACAACGACACCGGGGTTATTATTATGCAGGGAATTGTAAAGCCAAAGGAAATCGCGGTATCGACGACTGACGGCAAACTCCGGCTGCCGGTATGCTTTAGAGGTTGTCTGCATACCAGTGTCAGCTCCGCCACCTTTCACAGGTCCACTCGTCCGGTTTCTTTCTCCTTACCTGGGTCCGGACTTGATACACAATGTGACTGCCTGTCAAGTCTCCAACTTTATGCGGATCCCCCACCACAATTTCAAACGTTGGTTTAGCAGCCTCCTCTATGCTGACGCTGGGTTGTGATTGTCTCTTAGtcccctctccctcaaccGGAGGCTGCACTGGCGGGGGGTCCCTGAAACCAGCGCCATTCTCTTCCAGGGTTACCGAATCCACCATCCCAGCAAGACTGGATGCTCGCGACGTTGACGATGTAGGGCGGGCATTGCGCGCTGCGAATTCCTTTTGAGGTGGTTCGGGTGCTTGTTCGATGGGCGAAGGACCGCCATCGACGGCCGTATCCCCAAGCGGGCCGAGTGGATCAACTTCATCACCAACGGCTTCTAATTTGGTCGCTTGCGCATTGATTCGTCGGTTGACTCTTGGGTTTCGTCGAGCCGAAGAGCTCGAACCGGTCTGTTGAGTGGGTTGTTCTGTGCCTGGGACGATAAGATGTCAGGTTCTGGAACAGGGTTGGTTGGGCGGGAGAGATGGCCTTTGGACTTGAAAAGAAGGACACGGGAATGGATGAGTTTATGGAACGGACGTACTTGTTTCTTCGATGTCAGGATTCGACGCGCCAAGGTTCGCAGTCGATTGCGAAGGGACGTCTGTCATTCGCGATTGTTAGACAACGGGGAACTAACGGTGGTGCCTCCTAACCACTTACCGCCCCATGGGGAGTCTCCAGCGTCCAGATCCATGTTATCGTAAGCTTCGAGTATAGTAGATTAATAAAGAGGGGTTAATTTAAAGTAGAGAGTAGCACCTGTCAAGTTGAGAGGGCGCTGGTTGCTGTGGTCGAACTGTCCGGAGAAGGAGATGACGGGATCGCACGTCTGGCGTTCGGAGGAGGAGCAGTGGCCGACGGATTAGGTTTCCCCCGCCATTGTAGACTGTGTGCAGAGCACTTGATATACAATGGATTGATGTTGAAATGTATGGCCGGAACAAGTATCAATAAAATCAATACATCAATACGCTGCCAttatacagagtactgagCAGATTCAAACATAGCCCACACCTGACTCAGTATAACGAACGGTACGAGAGTACCTCGACATCGGTATCTTAATAACCCTAGACTGAAGTCATGCTTATGGATTTTCAGATATACAAGAATCATACTACATTTGATATTGTCTACATCTCTATACAATCATCAACTATCATatgcatcatcatcatgttCCGCATGGCAGGCTCTCGTCAACGTGGCCATCGCCAGTTCAGCAAGCCCGATTGCCGATTAAGAGTCCTTGACCCATGGGAGACCAAGCTTGTGCATCTCCACGGCCAGCTGGAAGATATAATCCAAGCTTTCGCATTGGGTCTTTGCTTTGGCAACAGTGTCTCCCCAAACATAGCTGAATCACTCATTAGCCTCCTGCATAATCGATGATATAGAATGAATGGTAGCACTTACATTCCATGTCTTCTGACCAGAACCGCGTAGGTGTCCGGGTACCGGTCCATCGCCTTCTCCAAACTTCCCGTGAGATCCTCCTCAAAAGGAGTGTTCTCGATGATCGGAATTCGGAGGGTGTCGTGGAAGCCCAGCATACCCTTACCCCGGCCGCGAGGGATTCCCTTGATCTGTTCAATGTCGCTGATCTCGAAGCAGCCATCGGGACCTTTTTCGCGCTCGACCAGCAGGGTCACCAACACGGCCCACTGCGAATGGGTGTGGATGCTGCAGAGCGCACCGCGTTCAAACGCAGAGAGGAAAAGAGGGGTACAGTCCGACGGCTTCAACGCGAGGGGCTTGCGGATGTACTTGCGCTCGGAGGGAGGATACTTCGGAGTGGGCCATTGTAGGACGAAGATGTTTTGAGGTTGCATCATTTCCTTTTGAACACCAGACGGAGCGATGAAGATGTGGTCATCTTGGCGGATCGAGGTCTAGCATAGACATTCAAGAAGTTAATCGCAACGTCTCTGTCGCAAACCAAGCAAGACGCTCAGGGCCacttacaccaccaccagTACCAGTCACCCATCCCCAGTTATAAAATCTGCGACAGAGATCAGGGATTTTGTTGGCTGGGTGTTCAGGGTCATCAGACTGGACCAAATGGTCGTTGTTCTCGACGTTCTGGATGTCGGTCATGGTGGCGGGTCTCTTGGAGGGGAGGCTGGATTATATGACGAATAAGCTGATAATATCAATTTGGCCTCCTATCATTCAGAGAAGACTCAAGGTAGATGATATAACCAGTATGCCAAATGGAGAAAGATGAGGTCAAGATCGACCAAGGGCGATAGAAAAGCACCGGCGGGGAAACATTTTTTGAACGGCGCGCGGAGACGATGGATGATCGCGCAATCTGCAGTGATACTCCGGATTATAGAGAGTATGAAGAAGCCGATTGCCTAAAACATTACAATGGAGGCTTTATAAAGCGAGGTCTACGATTGAAACACTACTGGACCTCAATGTCCCCTTCAACAATTATGCAGGCTGTAGTAAGCAGTGAGCCCAGCCGCAGCCTTTCTTCCGATCGAACACTGAAGAATAACGAACTAACCTGATTGGGCAATTACCGTGGAAGAGGCCACCTTTGACCTTCTGGCTTCAATCGTCGGCTTTTATATCGCGCTCTTTCTTCCACCTTCacctctcctctctcttcctccactTCCGTGAGCTAGATAGCTGGCAATCTATCTTTCTCTATATCTAGATtgtctccttttctttcctcctccaggagGGTCAATTGATCTCCGTGACATTGTTGTTTACTTGTTCTTGTAGCTACTAGCTGTCGTCCCATCATGCGTTTTAACTCTGCCTTTACGTCGGCGCTTGTCTCTTCGGCCACTCTCATGGGTTATGCCCATGCTGAGGAGGCTGAGCAGAAGCCCGATTCGTCGTCGGTCGCTGAGAAGCCTACTTTTACGGTATGTTGGGAGCTATATCTCACCCGTCGCTCGTTGCCGAGGCTGGCACCTATAGTACCAAATAGCACCTGCTAACTTTTCTTTTGTAATCACAGCCGACAAACTTGGAAGCGCCGTTCCTCGAACAATTCACCGAAGGCTGGGATTCCagatggatcccttcccacGCCAAGAAGGAGGACTCTAAATCGGAGGATGACTGGGCTTATGTCGGTAACTGGGCCGTCGAAGAGCCGTCCATTTTCAAGGGAATTGAAGGCGACAAGGGTCTCGTTGTGAAGGATCCTGCCGCTCACCACGCCATCTCTGCCAAGTTCCCCAAGAAGATTGATAACAAGGGCAAGACGTTGGTGGTTCAGTATGAGGTCAAGCCGCAGAGTAAGTCTGCCCCGTAGCGAGAACACAGAAAGGCAAGCGCTGGGATACTGACGACGTCTTTCTATAGACTCCTTGGTCTGTGGTGGTGCCTACCTGAAGCTCCTCCAGGAGAACAAGAAGCTCCACGCTGAGGAGTTCTCCAACACCTCGCCTTACGTGATCATGTTCGGCCCCGACAAGTGTGGTGCCACCAACAAGGTACGATCTACATACGAATTGCTAGAAAATTGCGACGAAACGTGAGGGCTAAATGCTGACTCTGCCAGGTCCACTTTATTTTCCGCCACAAGAACCCCAAGACCGGCGAGTACGAGGAGAAGCACCTCAAGGCTCCCCCGGCCGCTCGCACCTCCAAGGTCACTTCCGTTTACACCTTGATCGTCCGCCCCGATCAGTCCTTCCAGATCCTCATTGACGGCGAGGCCATCAAGAATGGCACCCTTCTTGAAGACTTCAACCCCCCTGTCAACCCGGCAAAGGAGATCGATGACCCCAAGGACAAGAAGCCGGCTGACTGGGTCGATGAGTCCAAGATCCCTGACCCTGAAGCTAAGAAGCCTGAGGACTGGGATGAGGAGGCGCCCTTCGAGATTGTCGATGAGGATGCCACCATTCCAGATGACTGGTTGGAGGATGAGCCTACCAGCATCCCTGACCCCGAGGCTGAGAAGCCGGAAGACTgggatgacgaggaggatggtgATTGGATTCCTCCTACGGTCGCCAACCCCAAGTGCAACGAGGTCTCTGGATGTGGTCCCTGGTCGGCCCCTCTGAAGAAGAACCCGGCCTATAAGGGCAAGTGGAGCGCTCCTCTGATTGACAACCCGGCCTACAAGGGTCCTTGGGCTCCTCGCAAGATTGCCAACCCTGCCTACTTCGAGGACAAGACTCCCTCTAACTTTGAGCCCATGGGTGCTGTATGTATTCCCCCCAACTGATTTTTGACAATGTTCAATATGATACTAACCAACGCTCGCAGATTGGTTTCGAAATCTGGactatgcaaaatgacaTCCTGTTCGACAACATCTACATTGGTCACTCCGCCGAGGATGCTGAGAAGCTCCGCAAGGAGACCTTTGATGTCAAGCGCCCTGTGGAAATCGCTGAGGAGGAGGCCGCGAAGCCCAAGCCGGAAGGGAAAGGTGCCACCCCTAGTGTCAGCTTCAAGGAGGACCCCATTCTCTACGTCCGTGAGAAAGTGGACCACTTCGTTGGCTTGGCCAAGCAGGACCCCGTTCATGCCATCAAGCAAGTGCCCGAAGTGGCTGGTGGCCTGGGCGCCCTTCTCGTCACGatgatcctcatcatcgttgGAGCCATTGGCGCCAGCAGCCCTGCTCCTTCTGACAGCAAGAAGGGCAAGGAAACCGCTGGTAAGTCCAAGGAAAAAGAGGGCGAAGCTACCTCTTCCTCTGCGGACACTGGCAAGGGCGGTGCTACCAAGCGTCGGTCATAGAGAGCTGAGTTCATCTtatgaaaaggaaaaaaaaaaaaaaagggccGATATAGCCCCTGTGCAATCAGTGTTATTCTTCTCAATTGCTGTTTACCTGTTTCTGAGCCttgttttttctcttttttgaTTCTTTATACCTTGACCTCTGGGGGTGGAAAGGTCCAGTACTTATTGAAGATGTTGTCACTTTATTATGAGATATGATATTCTAGCGAGAAAGGAAGGCAATTCCGAAGGATTTCTAAAGAGTAGGTTATTCTATCGCCAGCAAATCCCACTTTTTAATTGAAAGAAATAGGCATGTAGTTCCGGCATCTGCTTGATTGTACCCCGGAGTAGCTTATCGCAGTTCCCGATTCGATATCATTGGCTGTGATCGCCGAATGGAGCACGGTGCTTACTTAGCGCTTGGAGATCCCCAACTTTTGCCCCCCAATCGTGCGGCCCGCAATGCCCGCCGTATACAGACCGAGTATATATaagaaacttctgttgtacACAGCCCCCCTGCGTGACCTGATACCACCTCTACTCATCAATTCatccctcttttctttccccttTACTCTATATATTCTCTATATATTCCCTCTGCTTCTCATCATGGCCGCCCGCCGGTCTCTCACCCAATCTCTCCCCGCTCTCCGCATTACAGCTTCCTCTGCTCGAGTTGCTTCGGCTTCAGCATCACGTTCGCTGACGAGCTTGTCCAAATCGTCTTCAGCTATGTCGTCTTCTCAAAGAATTCCTTCATGTGTCTCTTCACCCTTGACGGCAACCCGTAGGCTCCATGCCACCGCCGCTCAACTCACCCCCGCAACTACCTCCGCGGCTAGCACCGCTACCGAATACCCGACCACCCATGAGCGGATTGCCAACCCCATTGACACTACAAACTTCCTCGACAATGAATTCGTCTCTTCCAAGGCTACGCAGTGGATCGACTTGCATGATCCCGCCACAAACAACCTCATCACCCGTGTGCCCCAGAGCACTGATGAGGAGCTCCGCGCCGCCGTCGAGTCGGCCGAGGAAGCCTTCCCAGCATGGCGTGCCACCAGCATCATGGCCCGCCAACAGATCCTTTTCAAGTTTGTCGGCTTAATCAAGGCAAACTGGGACCGTCTTGCCGCATCCATTACCCTGGAGCAGGGCAAGACTTTCCCAGATGCTAAGGGCGATGTGCTCCGTGGTCTGCAGGTGGCGGAGACTGCCTGTGGTATCACTACCCAGATTACAGGTGAGGTTTTGGAGGTCGCCAAGGACATGGAGACTAGAAGCTACCGTGAGCCATTGGGTGTTGTTGCAGCAATTTGCCCATTCAGTAAGTTTTGCCTTTTCCCTAGGATAACTCGTACAAACTGACCCGAGGCTAACCGTGTCGATCAGACTTCCCCGCCATGATTCCTCTTTGGTGTCTTCCCGTTGCCACTGTGGCTGGTAACTGTCTTATCATGAAGCCCTCCGAGCGGGACCCTGGAGCGGCAATGATTCTGGCCGAACTAGCCAAGGAAGCTGGCTTCCCTCCAGGTGTGATCAACATCATCCATGGTTCTGCGAAGACGGTGGACTTCATTCTGGACGAGCCTGCCATTAAGGCTATTAGCTTTGTTGGCAGCAACCGGGCTGGTGAGTACATCTACAACCGTGGCTCTGCCAATGGCAAACGTGTCCAGGCAAATCTTGGCGCAAAGAACCATGCTGCTGTCCTCCCCGATGCCAACAAGAACCAGACTCTCAATGCTATCGTGGGAGCTGCATTTGGAGCCGCCGGTCAGCGTTGCATGGCTCTCAGCACCGCCGTCATGGTCGGTGAAACTCAGGACTGGCTGTCTGAGATGGCTGAACGGGCCAAGGTGCTGAATGTCAACGGTGGATTTGAAGAGGGGGCGGATCTCGGCCCTGTCATTAGCCCTGAGAGCCAGAAGCGGGTCGAAGAATTGATTACAAGTGCTGAGCAGGAGGGTGCGACTATTCTCCTGGATGGTCGTGGATACAGACCTGAGAAGTACCCCAACGGCAACTTTGTAAGTGCTTTCCTCGTTTGACAACGGGTCTCTCGATATTTGTTGTTAATATGACATCAGGTTGGTCCTACCATCATCACCAACGTCACCCCCGAAATGCGCTGCTACCGCGAAGAGATCTTCGGCCCCGTCCTCGTCTGCCTCAACGTCGACACTCTCGACGACGCTATTAACCTAATCAACAAGAACGAATACGGTAACGGCGCTGCGATCTTCACCCGCTCTGGCTCGACAGCCTCTCGCTTCCAGAAGGACATCGAAGCCGGTCAAGTCGGTGTCAACGTTCCCATCCCCGTCCCTCTACCCATGTTTTCGTTCACCGGTAACAAGAAGAGTAtcgctggtggtggtgcaaACACCTTCTACGGCAAGCCTGGGTTGCAGTTCTACACGCAGCAGAAGACAGTGACGAGTCTATGGAGGGCTGAGGATGCGGTTAGCACGAAGGCTCAGGTGGTTATGCCAACCAACTCATGATCTTACCTATGATCTAATTCTCGTTTATGAAGCATTATGAATACTTATGAATTTAAATATTCTACATATTAAAATTGTTTTGAAGTCAATCCGTATATATACCTTACGATTTGCGCTATGGCAGGTCAGCATTGCTCATAAAGGATATTTCCAGAGCAGCCGTACCGAAGCGACCAGCAAGAAACGCATGAATGATTTGGTCCCTTTTGGCGTTGAATATCCAATCCATTTTTACTTTATTGGTTGTCCTTAAAGATGCTGGATTTTGAAACTGGATGGCGGAGTGAAGCATTGAGGCCTAGGGCTTCGAAAATATTGCCCATGTTCTCTACCACgagaactgaattcctagtTCAATACTGGGCATGTCTCCCTTCTCCACCGAGTTAATTTGCGCCGGTGgccacccattcaaccaactAACAACTGACGACACGCTTAACCTTCCGCATGACATCTTCATAGAAATCGGGCTAGGCCATCAGCTGATCCTCCGATGATCATCTGCACGAGTCGAGATATGGTGCTCAGGCTCTATCCTCAATGCCATACATTTAGTGATATTTGGCATTGCTGGCTTTCTCAGAACTTACTAGACTCAACCAgactttgttttttttttttttctgaaCATTTGGAGATTTTCCAATTAGTTTCCCGTCTTGATAGTGTGACTTAATCTTGATTATAACTATTTACCAGTACTTCTAATGAATTGGAGAACTGCTGAGTTCTGGTATACTCCTTTTTGGGATAATAATATATTGAACAAGAAACGCTAGTCAAAGTTCTTCAATTCATGACGTTGTCACTGGTCTGTCAAGTCCAGTAATTCCACCGGCCAGTCTCGATCAAAGCCCGAGTCTCTATACTCGCACATGAACAGGCTTAGACATCCCGGTGCTTGAGGAAGGAGTACACGAAGCGGATCATCTGGTATTTGCCATCCTTGGCCACCACGATACGGCGCGTGTAACGACGTTCGCCTTGGACAATTTCAAATCCCCAAACCTGTTGTACACATTAGTCACTGAAGCGTAAAGGAGAACCGAGGGTCAAGCAT from Aspergillus chevalieri M1 DNA, chromosome 1, nearly complete sequence includes the following:
- a CDS encoding CoA-acylating methylmalonate-semialdehyde dehydrogenase (COG:C;~EggNog:ENOG410PFAG;~InterPro:IPR015590,IPR016162,IPR016160,IPR016161, IPR010061,IPR016163;~PFAM:PF00171;~go_function: GO:0004491 - methylmalonate-semialdehyde dehydrogenase (acylating) activity [Evidence IEA];~go_function: GO:0016491 - oxidoreductase activity [Evidence IEA];~go_function: GO:0016620 - oxidoreductase activity, acting on the aldehyde or oxo group of donors, NAD or NADP as acceptor [Evidence IEA];~go_process: GO:0055114 - oxidation-reduction process [Evidence IEA]): MAARRSLTQSLPALRITASSARVASASASRSLTSLSKSSSAMSSSQRIPSCVSSPLTATRRLHATAAQLTPATTSAASTATEYPTTHERIANPIDTTNFLDNEFVSSKATQWIDLHDPATNNLITRVPQSTDEELRAAVESAEEAFPAWRATSIMARQQILFKFVGLIKANWDRLAASITLEQGKTFPDAKGDVLRGLQVAETACGITTQITGEVLEVAKDMETRSYREPLGVVAAICPFNFPAMIPLWCLPVATVAGNCLIMKPSERDPGAAMILAELAKEAGFPPGVINIIHGSAKTVDFILDEPAIKAISFVGSNRAGEYIYNRGSANGKRVQANLGAKNHAAVLPDANKNQTLNAIVGAAFGAAGQRCMALSTAVMVGETQDWLSEMAERAKVLNVNGGFEEGADLGPVISPESQKRVEELITSAEQEGATILLDGRGYRPEKYPNGNFVGPTIITNVTPEMRCYREEIFGPVLVCLNVDTLDDAINLINKNEYGNGAAIFTRSGSTASRFQKDIEAGQVGVNVPIPVPLPMFSFTGNKKSIAGGGANTFYGKPGLQFYTQQKTVTSLWRAEDAVSTKAQVVMPTNS